From Musa acuminata AAA Group cultivar baxijiao chromosome BXJ3-8, Cavendish_Baxijiao_AAA, whole genome shotgun sequence, one genomic window encodes:
- the LOC135645123 gene encoding pentatricopeptide repeat-containing protein At3g16610-like codes for MASFTKFSIKSIARHNPLFHFRTIAVSPRNQSQRCYYYHFSHRNLFLHLRSSRSLDEAFKLHALMVLHGYLSHSPVLGAQLVHSYVSFGRHQEALTVFHHLPRRNSFAWNSIIKGSVTSGRFDEALASYHDMISHGLDADHFTYPFVLKACAELSDLEQGRQIGESIKLDARTNSYVQCALIDMFAKCGSLSEARRVFEDMPMRDLVSWGAMICGTMQNGDWLEALNLFRRMRREGFSLDSVVVATVIPACSRLGAMQIGMGLQGCSIKSGFSDDLCVSNALIDMYAKCGQTKTACRLFQLLALKDVISWSSLIAGYSQNCEYAECLELFTEMLRSRIKPSSVTVASVLPSISELKTFKKGREVHGYIVRCGFEFDIYIATALVDFYCKSGLLREAQYIFENLSDSDITIWNSMIAGYVLDGDVHSAFQTLRRIHRSGLRPNYVTVVTVLPLCNRFVMLNHGKELHGYVTRGGLSSVVSVNNSLIDMYCKCGCLEHGKKVYTQMINRDIVTYNTIIAALGMHGHGNQAVMFFDHMKKERINPDRVTFIALLSACSHAGFIDRGFSYYNSMTEDYGILPDMEHYSCMVDLYARSGYLDDAWEFIKSMPVDPDIDVLGSLLSACRTYKRIDLAEFISSRIFEKKPEDPGYYVLLSNIYAAVGRWADVKKVRAMIKDKGLMKKPGNSWVQVGQCIHSFLAKDKAYIEHGMLQDILRILSQEMSEEGYIPDLISLAEDDNIHEHIN; via the coding sequence ATGGCTTCTTTTACCAAATTCTCAATCAAATCCATCGCCAGACACAACCCACTGTTCCATTTCAGAACCATCGCCGTCTCTCCTCGCAACCAATCTCAACGATGCTATTACTACCACTTCTCCCACCGCAACCTTTTCCTTCACCTGCGGTCGTCTCGCAGCCTAGACGAGGCCTTCAAGCTCCACGCCCTCATGGTCCTCCATGGTTACCTAAGCCACAGTCCGGTGCTGGGTGCACAGCTTGTGCACTCGTATGTCAGCTTTGGTCGCCATCAGGAGGCCCTGACTGTTTTCCACCACCTGCCCAGAAGGAATTCCTTCGCCTGGAACTCCATCATCAAAGGTTCGGTCACCTCTGGTCGCTTCGATGAAGCATTAGCATCCTATCATGACATGATCAGCCATGGCTTGGATGCCGACCATTTCACGTACCCGTTTGTTCTAAAGGCTTGCGCGGAACTGTCGGATCTCGAGCAGGGGAGACAGATTGGAGAGTCGATCAAACTCGACGCAAGAACCAACAGCTACGTGCAATGCGCTCTCATTGACATGTTTGCTAAGTGCGGCAGCTTAAGCGAGGCCCGAAGGGTGTTCGAGGATATGCCGATGAGAGATTTGGTTTCGTGGGGTGCAATGATTTGTGGAACCATGCAAAACGGTGACTGGTTGGAGGCGTTGAATCTGTTCAGGAGGATGCGGAGGGAAGGTTTTAGTCTCGATTCTGTCGTGGTAGCGACTGTTATTCCGGCATGCAGTAGATTAGGAGCTATGCAGATAGGAATGGGACTGCAGGGGTGCTCTATAAAGAGTGGATTCAGTGATGATCTCTGTGTTTCCAACGCTCTGATTGACATGTATGCAAAATGTGGACAGACGAAAACAGCTTGTCGACTATTTCAGCTTTTGGCCCTCAAAGATGTTATCTCATGGAGTAGCTTAATTGCAGGGTACTCACAGAATTGTGAATATGCCGAGTGCTTGGAGTTGTTTACCGAGATGCTGAGATCAAGAATAAAACCGAGCTCAGTGACTGTAGCTAGTGTTCTTCCTAGCATATCTGAACTGAAGACCTTCAAAAAAGGAAGAGAGGTTCACGGTTATATTGTAAGATGTGGGTTTGAGTTCGATATCTACATTGCAACGGCATTAGTTGATTTCTATTGCAAAAGTGGATTGTTGAGAGAAGCACAGTATATCTTTGAAAACCTGTCAGATTCAGATATCACCATATGGAACTCTATGATTGCAGGATATGTCCTCGATGGTGACGTACATTCTGCCTTCCAGACATTGCGAAGAATCCATAGATCTGGACTAAGGCCCAATTATGTAACAGTTGTTACTGTCCTTCCACTCTGCAATCGCTTTGTGATGCTCAACCATGGCAAAGAACTACATGGCTATGTGACTAGAGGTGGACTATCTTCTGTGGTCTCTGTGAATAATTCATTGATAGACATGTATTGCAAGTGTGGCTGTCTCGAACATGGGAAGAAGGTTTACACACAGATGATAAACAGGGACATTGTTACTTATAACACTATAATTGCTGCTCTTGGGATGCATGGTCATGGGAATCAGGCAGTAATGTTCTTTGATCATATGAAGAAAGAAAGAATCAACCCAGACAGAGTGACATTTATAGCACTGCTATCAGCTTGTAGCCATGCTGGCTTCATTGACAGGGGTTTCTCCTATTATAATTCCATGACAGAGGACTATGGCATTCTTCCAGATATGGAGCACTACTCATGCATGGTGGACCTTTATGCCAGATCTGGGTACCTGGATGACGCATGGGAATTCATCAAAAGCATGCCGGTTGACCCAGATATTGATGTACTGGGGAGTCTGTTGAGTGCTTGTAGAACTTATAAGAGAATAGACCTTGCTGAGTTTATCAGCTCGCGAATCTTTGAAAAGAAACCTGAAGATCCAGGTTACTATGTTCTTCTATCCAATATTTATGCAGCTGTTGGAAGATGGGCAGATGTGAAGAAGGTGAGAGCAATGATAAAAGATAAGGGATTGATGAAGAAACCTGGGAATAGCTGGGTTCAAGTTGGACAATGCATTCATTCATTTCTCGCTAAAGATAAGGCTTACATAGAACATGGTATGCTACAAGACATTTTGAGGATTCTGTCTCAAGAGATGAGCGAAGAAGGATATATTCCTGACCTGATCTCCCTAGCAGAGGATGATAACATTCATGAACATATCAATTAG